The Vigna angularis cultivar LongXiaoDou No.4 chromosome 6, ASM1680809v1, whole genome shotgun sequence genome contains the following window.
AACCACCCACCATTTCTATAAATTCATGTGTACtctcaaacaatattttaaccATTAATTCATAAGCTATGATGCATTATTTGGATGCCCTTTACTTTTTCCTGAAAAAATTAACTGATAGTATAAATGCTTCAAGACTGAGAAACGTACTATACTACCGGAAAAGAAAAGCAAGAACACAAATGTCTCATCAACCGCATCAGAAGTCACTCGAAAGTCTCGTGACAGCCAAAAAGAAGACTTgcattatcaattttataacaGAGAGAACAGAAGAGTAaagaaattacaagaaaaagTGAGACGGAAAATGAcaagttataaaatattcaactaattaaaaaGTATGGTTGATATGACCttaagaaaaatgttattaaactTAACAAGTTTGATATGTTAACGACATAAAAATTAGTGAATgctttttatttcaataatttgagAAAGAATAAGGGTTTGAGGAGGAAAAAAATTGAGGTTGAATACATAAAAGGAGCCAGAGGTACAGCTAATAGTCTGCATATATACAATAATGATAATTGCGTTTACaaatatttgaatgttaacTGGTATATGTCAACATAAAAGCAATGGCTGAGAAGGAAGGACACCTAAatccatattatatatatatatatatatagtgaatGAATAAAAAAGCAAAGAGAAAATTAAGATGATCAAAAAGATTTTGACGCCAACTTATCTTGGACATAGTTTTCAGACTTATCTTAGTTTCCTTATGGGCAAGGCATTTCCAAAGAGCTTCTCTACTTCTCTGGCTTCCATTTTGAGGTCATTAAGTATCtccatttcttcttttgaaAGCCCTTTCAAGAAGTTTTCCTCATCTTCTTGAAATACTTTGAACCCTTCTGCCAACTTCTGAAACAATGTGACCTCTGTTTTCCCCACCTTCTCCACCTCTTCTTCTAACTGTTCAACTTCCTTCACAATGGTCTCCTCTCCTTCCTCTACCTTTTTCTCCAACCTTTCCACCAGGGAAGGCTCTGGTCCACATGTGTTATCTGTCTTGATGAATTTGCTAAAGTCTCTTCCTACATTCTTGGCTGCTCTTTCAAGTTCAGGAACTATAGATTCTGGCAAAACTGCACTTCTTGTGTACACAACAGCACCTCCATAACCATCCCATGCATCGTTTCTGCCTCGGTAGTATACAAATACGTAGTCATCTGGTTTATTCTCAATCTTTGATGACAAAATATACCTGCATATACATGTCATTGTTCGTAAGTTTAGTGAAGTTTACAGAAGACCCTTGAATCCAAATATATTGCAATGTAAAACGAGTTAAGGTGTGCGCACGTAAAAGGAACAGCAGCATGTTGTATTCTTTTTCTCAACTTGGAAAGTAACATTTACTTCCTTCAAACACCTGAATTTCATTTAAGTAGCAACATGTAGAGTGTGTGTGGTAACtactacttttaaaatatttagtttccCCTATAAATTTACCTTACTCGTGTGGTCTTGGTCTTGATTGATTAGTCCTATCACCCATTTGAATTATTGGACCAAAGCGTTAAAATTCATCTTTGAAGTTGAACCATAGGTATTGGGCGTGCACGCACGACACACTTTAGTATTTTGAGCTTATATCATGTAATCTAAGCTCAAGTGAGATGTGCTTTTGGATTCATTGGTGATTGCTACGAGAGGTCTAAAGATTTGGATTCTGATGCTTGTTCTTATTTCTATATTGGATTCAATACTCACCTTCCTTTCTGAATTTGCATGAAAGCATAATTATGCATGAACTGAATCTGATTGGATATCGAAATTCATTCCAGAAATTAGTTTTTACAGGCTAGACTAACAAATTTGTGCTCTAAGTTAATTGGATCATTCTTAAATCAATCGTTTGCAAATGCAAACTGGTGTTTTCATTCGTTGATTGAATCAGAGATTTTCTAGAAGATAATTCAACCATTAACAATAATTGGAGACAGAATAAATATAGTGATATGATGAACTCTAACACGTGTGTGAATTACTGAAATTCTTGAGTGGAGCTTTTCATATCACCTAAATTTCTACTCAAATTTTGTTTGCTAAATTTTAATCTACTTACGATGGTCACAACCCCCCTTTCTAACTTCCCTAACTTGATTTCTAAAGTCAATTAATGGAAGAATGACTTAGGCCGTGCCTGAGACTACAAGTAGGAAGCTGATTTTATTTTGGCTCCTGCACAAAGCTCACGCCAATCTAGATGTAGTTGCCAATAACTAAACATGTCTGGCtacgtaaaaaataaagagtacTTACGAGTAAGAAATTACCAGTCATCTTGATAGTGAAGGTACTCGTTGTCATGATTGTATAGGATCCCAGGATAGGAAGGATCTTGAACAAATTTCTGTTCAGCGGACCTAGTAATAAATCCAGCATCCGGAGTCCGTATTCTCCATGTCAAATTACCCACAAGCTTATTGGATTCTGTGTGGAACTCGTGTAATTGGCAGTCAAAGGCATCAAAGGTAGGATTTAAGCCACTAGTGATGAACCATTTGCCACTGAAATCCGCAATGTTGAAGCTATTAACAAGGACATCAGGATTTGGAGCAGGAAATTCTCCCACATCAGATTTCTTAGGTACACATTTCTTCCGTGAGACTGCACACTCATTGAATTCATCAACCACACTGTTTTCAAACAGGTCCCCACATTTAATCTGCGAAaatgaggaagaaaaagaagctTCCATGAGCAGGTTTGGgagaaaagaataataatgCAGGCATTAATTTCATGTAAAGCTCAAGACTAACTTGACATTCAGTCTCATCAGGTCGATTGTTGCAAGTTTGGAGACAGGCAATATTGGCAGCACAAGATGGGTTTGAAAGACACTTAGCCAGTTCCAACCTGCATATACCCAAGAGCATGAAATTGGAGGCCTATTGTATAACTTTCCATCATACCGTGAAGGTGACATGTAAGGTATATACATTAttatggaagaaagagagaTGGCATACCTGCAATCCTTCAATAAGCAAGCACAAGTTTTAAGAGCATCAACAGCATCAGCTGATGGAGTGAtcattaaaattgataccaataAGCCAGCTATTCCCATGATGCGTAAATTATTCCAATTCCAATAATTGAGAACAACAAGCATTCGGTCAGCAAGGAATTTGAATATCTGTTGTTATCAAAGAAGGGGTAAGTAAAATCAGAACATGATTATCTTTAGCAACAATATTTGCATTTTCACAAAAAGGGGGAAGCATGATTGCGATAACAATGAagtagaataaataataaacaaagcAGCAGTTACTTACCCGTGGTACTTGTATAGTAGTAGCACGTGAAGAATAATCCATCCCTTGGTTGTGTTTCCCCCCTAAACTACAATAAGGTTTAAACAAGCACAAACGTGTTGGCTTTCTGGCAGTGTAAAACACTTTGAGCACTACCACTCGAGGagcatatttaaattttctcgTTCTGTGAAACCTTAAATCGCCTCTAACAGTAAGGCCTGCTTTTACAGATACGTTGGGAGCGCATGTGCCTTCCCCATGGGATAACAACATTGAATGTGCACCCCACGTTGCCATTCATACATACAATATAACAATAGTATAAGTATGTGTATGTCCTCACCTCCAGATTCAATCTGACATACCCAAAAAACCAGAGCATAAATCAGCAAGATCAACAGGTATAATTTAGAATGCAGAGTAATAATCGTGTAAAAAAATGGTATTCTAAAAACTCTAACATAAAAGGAAAACATATTGCATACCCAGTAGTTGTCATTAGTCAAGTTCcaaaatttagttaatatataGTAAAAGTGGTAGTAATTGAGAGCAGAAACACGATTTATAACGAGCAGAGTGTGAAACATGCCTTGCGGTGTGTATGAGGCGAAGTGCAGGTacagtgaaagaaataatagaataagaggatttagaagagaaaaatggCGGCGTAGCATAAGAGTTCCGGGGATGAATGGGATGAGAAGGGATGAGATAGATAAGAAGACGATGGTGTTCGTGTGGACTGCAAACATACCCGTCACTGCACTCTGCAACCACAGCGCACCCGTCCACGCTTCAATTTTGCTTCCAATTTTCTCGCAAATGGACTCAATGTTCCAAGTCCAATACCTTCTTTCAAGGCCCACTTCATAATCCTATCACAAAACTATAGTTAAaatcttctttattatttttttttctatttataattgtatCTCTTCTGATAAAATATTACTGACAAAACAAGGAATTCCCCCGAATCCTATAATTTTGTATGGATTTTTGGTCAAACTATGAAATAAACCTTATCTAGTAGGTAGAAAGGTTAATAGCAGGGAAGAGACAAACCAAAAATATGAATCCTAtcgaaattaaaagaaagaactGAGATGGTAAAACACGAAACGTGGTTGCTTACACACGACGAGGCAATGCATGTATGATCCTTGGCTTACAAACAttcttttgaattattttaaattaactaaatttattaaaaaacatatatttttttaacttttatatttttaataaattttaattaatattaaacaatGTGGTAGAAGATATGTTATTAGTATTTTTGGTGGGTGCAAATCACAAGACAAGCAAGGtacaagaaaaacataattaatccTTGATTAGAAgatgtttaataaataatgaaggataaatagttattttgtattgtaattTTGGTTATTGAAAATTGATAGTCGGCTAAGGGTAAGAttaaaatatgttgttgatgaaATCAAGACATGTAGTACAAGCTGTAATCTAAAGGCAATATGGGAGCGAGAATATCCAAATCCATAACGGTGTTAACGAAGAAAACTCACTCTATATCTTCTCTATTCTACTTTTAGCTTGATCTGCTATGAACGTTACGCTGCTTCACAATGGGCTAACTTTTAGTTTCCATACAGAGCAAAAGAGTTTTGGTTGgacatgaaaacaaaaacacactTACCTCTTCATCTTTTGTTTGCACTTATATTTCTTGCATTTCCTCACTCCTCCCCACTCCTATTCTCTGCTGCACTCACCGATCCGCAAGGTCAAATccttttcccttctcttttcattttttcttctgcATTCACAAACTTATCTATGTATATAACAGATAAACATCTATTTTCAATCCCTTCttctatttaattaaataagaaaatgtctttttaacaacttttttacaacaatCCATGagaccaataaaatagttaCACATAGtctattgttaaaaaattggtaaaaaagttattaaaatatctcggtccaattaaataatatctctgccttttaataatgaaatatcaaTTTCGGATAtttaaaattcagaaaaacaatTGTAGTGTGTTAGTGTACACTTAAatggaataaaataaatgaagaaatattTAGCGGAGTTTATTAGTGGTAATACAAGGGAGTATTTAACGGgttttattagtaaaattatAGGTAAACTCAAATGAGaaaatattaatcatattttattagtaatattttgatgttttgaGAGAGAAATTATCAAGAGTTTAATAGATTGTGATTtgacttatattttataataattagagATATTGTGACTCAAATGTAATATGGCTTATGGATTGTAATgtttagttgacaaaaatacaaagaagtaaataagtttttttactgttttttgcTAAATGATGATATAGAATAGTAAAATTGTTTAGATATCATTCAAtcttaaaatacttattttatgtCATGTACTCATCGTAATTAGCAAGATGAATAGTTGATTCTCATACCACTTTTGTTAAATCCTTATAATAATATTTCCAATCTAAACTCATAAGAAAATAGGTTTAtaggttttttttgtttttatattgtcAATCTTAATCGTTTATTAAATCATGTCCGAGTTCCAACcctaacaaaagaaaaagtttttataaaCCATTGATGATATGTATTTATTGATGATTAGATGTATTTTTGGTGTTATGTACGTCATACACTTATGCATGTTCTGTAAATATGTTATCACATGCAGCCAGATATAATAAACTAACACAAAATTAGATTAGACAATTCAAACCAATAGGGAGACTAAGCGCAGAAGTTAAAACATAGATTGGAAGTATGTAGAGTTTACTAATATCTAGGTAACATGTATATGCATGTTATTAATCTCTGTCATAAGTAGAATAATACGTTTACCTTTGTCGTAGAAATTGGTTGCAgatcatataataattttccAATCAAGTGATGGATAGAAAATTTGAGTAGCTTCACAAAGTTGTAGATTCAATGCTGTTTTGATACAGGTTCATGTGTGCTGAAGTTCAACACAAGCCAGTATGTGGCAATGGATGAGTGCGTCGAAGTGAAAGAGTATATTTACACGTGGGGTGAGGACGGGTTCCCGACCTCATTGTGCTGTCGAAATGCTCTCACGGTTGTGTCCAATGCGTTGGCCACACACGCACTGAGCTCGGGAGGACAAGTGTTCCTTTCCCAAGATCAATGGCAGCGTTGTTTGCAGTCATTTCACCCGCAACCAGGGATGTCACTTGATTCATGTGGCTTTGACAACTTTTACCGAGGAAGTTCCATATGCTCTAACTTCATTTTGCAGGATGTTAGGACCCTGCAACCGTACCAAGACGCATTGAGCCAGTGCTCCCACTTCGACCAACCTTTTGGTCAATCTTGTGCAGATTGTACCAGTGGAATATCGAACGTGAGAGATACTTTGTATTCTCAAGTTGAAAAACACAACAACGACATTGACAGAGCCATATGTGGGGTAGCAGCTATTGTTGGTCTTGCAGCTGGCAGACCAA
Protein-coding sequences here:
- the LOC108343747 gene encoding violaxanthin de-epoxidase, chloroplastic, with protein sequence MATWGAHSMLLSHGEGTCAPNVSVKAGLTVRGDLRFHRTRKFKYAPRVVVLKVFYTARKPTRLCLFKPYCSLGGKHNQGMDYSSRATTIQVPRIFKFLADRMLVVLNYWNWNNLRIMGIAGLLVSILMITPSADAVDALKTCACLLKDCRLELAKCLSNPSCAANIACLQTCNNRPDETECQIKCGDLFENSVVDEFNECAVSRKKCVPKKSDVGEFPAPNPDVLVNSFNIADFSGKWFITSGLNPTFDAFDCQLHEFHTESNKLVGNLTWRIRTPDAGFITRSAEQKFVQDPSYPGILYNHDNEYLHYQDDWYILSSKIENKPDDYVFVYYRGRNDAWDGYGGAVVYTRSAVLPESIVPELERAAKNVGRDFSKFIKTDNTCGPEPSLVERLEKKVEEGEETIVKEVEQLEEEVEKVGKTEVTLFQKLAEGFKVFQEDEENFLKGLSKEEMEILNDLKMEAREVEKLFGNALPIRKLR